The Actinomyces lilanjuaniae genome segment CAATCGGCAGACGCCGCGACCGAGGCAACGCTCCAACTCACAAGCATGCTGGGGTTCTCCACCTGCCTGTTCGGCTACTCCGTGTCTGTGGCTCAGGACCGGGACACCGGATTCGGCCTCTACCTCAGAACCCTCCCCATAGGGCCGGTCCCCCGGTTCCTTTCAGTTGCTGCTGGGGCGCTAGCCGTCACGGTTGTCGGGGTTGTGCTTCTGTGGCTGCTTTCATTGGCCACAACCGCAGCCCGTCCATCACCATCCCTTGCTGCCGGGTTGGCAGCCCTCATCGTCACGATGGTTACCTGGGGCCTGTTCGGGGCCACACTCGGACAGGTCGTCAATGTCAAGACAGTCATCACCGTCGCACAACTGGTCTTCTTATCCCTGGCCTTCGCTGGGGGCATGCTGGTGTCGCCCGACTATATGCCAGAGGCACTGGACTCAGTCAGCACGTATCTCCCCTCACGTGCCTCGCGAGACCTGGTGTGCAGCCTGGGCAGCGGGCAGGGAGCCAGCACGACAACGGTGGTCATGAGCATTGTCTGGGCACTCGTCTTTGGAGTGAGCAGCGTCCTGGCCACTCGGTTCTCTCAGCGTCGTTAGCGTGTATGGAGGCACAATGGCTGGTGATGGCTATGTTGTCCAGGATGCTGTAGGCCGACCCCTGGAGCCGCACTTGGAGCACGACTTCTACACGGCGCTGCGATACGCGCGCCATACCCAGCACGAAGTTGGGCTCAGGTACTGGAAACACAGTGCCAGGGTTCTGGACGTAGGCTGTCAGCTGGGCGCTCTAGGCCAGGTTCTCGCGGACACTCCTCACGACTACACCGGCCTGGACATGGACAGTAGCGTCCTGGCGTCCGCCCAGGCCAGCCTACCGGCTGCACACTTCCTTCAAGGAGATGTGGAGAGTCCTTCCGTCACGAGGAACGGAACCTACGACGTCGTTGTCTGCAGCCTCGTCATCGGTCTGCTAAAGAACTGGCGACAGGCGTACCTGAACATGATTCGACTGACAAAGCAGAACGGTCACCTGTTCCTTGTCGACCTGCTGCGAAACCCGTGGCACCGGCCTCCAGGCGATCACTCAGTACTGCCGTACATACAGGAGCAGGTTGCGAGGTCACTAACCTGGCAGGAGGTCGAGGAGCTGGCCCACGCTGCGAGGTCTTGGGCTGGCAACCGCAACGTGCGGCTGCGACGTCTTCTCGACGACGGGACTCGGCTTGCCCCCGATGCGTCACACTGCGCACAGCCGGACCGGGACGGACTAAGCGTGTTCGAGCTCTGGCTCCATCCAGGGAACCAACTCCCCACGGAGCGCGACGGTGCGTAGCAGACCGGGAGCCTGTAACTCTTCCCTGAACAGCGCCATAACGCTGACAACACGTCTGCTGCACCTGGTTTCCACCGCCGCCGTTCCGCAGCTGATGATGCGGCTTGGTGCTCAGCACCAGGCGCTGTACTACGACATCCCGACAGTCCTGCTGGCCGCCATCTCTACCGGCACTGGCTGCGGAAGAACGCCCCGGCTGAGGGAGTGCAATGCACAACTGGGACATATTCCGGCCGGAGTCGCGTTAGGAGTTACATTCCACGCGGTCAGCAGCACGCTCATCACAAGGAGGGCTCCACGCTACCGAAAGTGTGTGCCTGATCCCTGGCTCGTACCGACCGCCGTCGCGGAAGAGGTCATCTGGAGGGCTAGCGTGAAGCACACAGAGAACGCGGCGCTGTCATTGACTAACAGTGTCCTGTTTGGCACTACCCACCTTCACCTGGGAGGCTGGAAAGCCGCAGCACACATGGCGCTGTTCGGCATAGCGGCAGAACTGTGTGCACGAGCAGCAGGACTACCGACCGCCATGGCCTTCCACGTTGCATATAATATCTCCCAGTTGTCCGCGCAACATGTCGCCAGTACCCAGTCACGACGGGGACAGCCTCTGTTGGGCACACACGCGCCAGCGCGTCAGGGCCGAGGATGACGCTGCACACGATTGCCTGCAGCTGTGCAACAACCCGATGACTGGAGCAGCACTGGATTACCGCAGCCATACACCTTGCCCACACGAGGAGCGCGACGCAGCAGGTTTGCGTTAGTGCCGCACAACCGGCCCATTACCGGAAAAAGATCCATCTCGCCCCGCCGGTGAATTCCGACAGTGCCATCTGGGCGCAGAGGTCTCAGTGGCGTCAGCCCCTGAGGTCGCGCCGGGAGAACGCCCAGCAGCCAAGGGCGATCAGCACCGCGCACAGCGCCCAGACCAGCGCGATACCGCCCCGGCCGTTGCCCGTCGCCAGGGGGCTCTCACCAAAGGCCCAGTGGTAGGGGGAGGCGACCAGCATCCACTCCAGGGTGGAGCTCGACTCACCGACCGCGTTCAGGCCGTAGCCGAGCACGGCGATACCGACACCGGCACCGACGGACCAGGCCCGCCGCCCGGTGAGCGCGCCAACCGCCAGCGCGCACGCCCCAGACAGCAGGCCCAGGCCGGCCCAGGCAACGGTCACTGTCACCAGGTGTCCCGCCGACAGTGACAACTGTGCGGGGCTATTCAGGGCGAGGATGAGCACGACGCTGACCACGGCGAGGAGGACGATCCGCACGACCAGTGCCACCACAGTCTCCGCCACGTACTGCACCCGCCCGACCGCGTGGGCCATCGTCAGCTCTAGGCGGCCGCTTTCCTCCGCACCCGCGATCGAGTACGACCCCCAGGTAGTCGCGGCTGCGACAACCAGGAGGAAGCCGATAAGGCCAAAGTAGGTGGCCTGCGCGTAGCCCGCACCTGTGGCGATCTGGTCAAAGCCAAGGGTGTCGCTTACGCCGGCTGGCATGGTGTCGATCATCTCGCGCAGTTCAGGTGTACGCAGCGAGGGGTAGACAGGCAGGTAAAGAAGGATGATAGCCGCCAGGCCGGCTGACCAGCCCAGCAGCCCGCGCCTGCCCTCCCCGAGCTGGCGCCGCAGGACCGGAACGGCCGTGGTGGCCCGGGCGGGGGAATCTGTGGTCCCAGCAAAGGCAGTGGTGGCTGATCCGGACGTGGTCATGATGCGTCTCCCGTGTGCTCGTACAGGCTGAGGACGGTCTCCTCCAGGTCAGGCTCCTCAATAGTGAGGTCGCGCACCGTGAAGCGGGACAGGGACTTGACAAGCGGGTCAGCCTGCCCCCGCAGCACGCCGGAGAAACCGACCTGGTCCTCGCCGATGCTGTGCAGGTCAAGGTCCTCGAGGTCGTCAACCCGGTCGGGGCCCGCGAGCGCCTCCCGGACCTCCTCCACGGTCGTGCCGCTGAGCAGCCCTCGCACCCGGGAGGTGCCGGTGAGCCGTAGCGAGGCGATACCACCCTCAGCCACGATCCTGCCCTGGGCGAGCACGGCGGCGAGGTCCGCGCTGTGCTGGATCTCGCTGAGGACGTGCGAGCTGAGCAGCACAGTCTGGCCGGCCTCGCGCGCCTCGCGCACCAGAGCGAGAAACTCCCGCTGGACGAGGGGATCGAGCCCGCTGGTGGGCTCGTCCAGGATCAACAGCTCGGGGCGGTGCATGAACGCCTGGATCAGCCCCAGCTTCTGACGGTTGCCTTTGGAGAGGGTACGTACCGGTCGGCGGAGGTCGAGGTCCAGGCGCTCGGCGAGCTCGTCAGTCACGCCGGGGGCCACCGGGCCGCTGATGTCGGCGAGGTGGCGCAGCAGCGAGGCACCGCTGGTGCGCTCATTCAGCCTCAGCTCGCCCGGCAGGTAGCCGATACGGCGCCGAAGCCCCGGCCTGGACGAGCGCGGTGCGTGCCCCAGGACTGAGACTGACCCGCTGGTGGGTCGGATAATGTCCACCAGCATGCGCAGCACGGTCGTCTTGCCAGCACCGTTGGGGCCGATGAGCCCGTACACCGAGCCGCGCTCGACGGCCAGGTCGATACCGCGCACGGCGTGGACCTTCCCGAACTTCTTGTGCAGGGACCTGACCTTGATGACGCTATTCATAGTCTCTCTTCCGGGTGAACGAGGGCCGTCAGCGGTTAAAGGGTGCTGGTGACGATGGGAACGCCGCCGCAGCACCCTCAGTGGTAGAGCGGCTCACGGCACCTCGCCACAAGACACGATTGAACAGGTGTTTAACACCTTAGAGGCGCCCCGTCCCACTGTCAACCCCTTGCGGCACAACCTCGCAGGAGCGGACCGGGGCCGCCCAGCGGCAGCTGGCGGCACGGCGGGCTTGAGCGCGATGGGGGATAGCAGACACGCCCCTGACGATGTGCCGCCGGGCGGGCACGCACAGAAGAAGCGGCCGCGACAGCAGTGTCGCGGCCGCAGAGAAGTCCCGCCCTGGCTCAGCCTCAGACGCAGGACCCGGACGCCCCAACCCGGCCGGGGCTTAGAAGTCCCAGTCCTCGTCCTGGGTGGCCTCGGCGGTGCCCATGACGTAGGAGGAGCCCGAGCCGGAGAAGAAGTCGTGGTTCTCGTCCGCGTTGGGTGACAGGGAGGCCAGGATCGCCGGGCTGACGTCGGTGGCCTCGGCCGGGAACAGTGCCTCGTAGCCCAGGTTCATCAGCGCCTTGTTGGCGTTGTAGCGCAGGAACTTCTTGACGTCCTCGGTCAGCCCGAGCTCGTCGTAGAGATCCTCGGTGTACTGCTCCTCGTTGTCGTAGAGCTCCATGACCAGGTCGAAGGTGTAGTCCTTGAGCTCGGCCTGGCGGGCCGGGGAGGACTCGCGTACGGCCAGCTGGTACTTGTAGCCGATGTAGTAGCCGTGGACCGCCTCGTCGCGGATGATGAGGCGGATGAGGTCGGCGGTGTTGGTCAGCTTGGCGTGGCTGGACCAGTACATGGGGGCGTAGAAGCCGGAGTAGAAGAGGAAGGACTCCAGCATGGTGGAGGCCACCTTGCGCTTCTCAGCGTCCTCCCCCCGGTAGTAGTCCAGGATAATGCGTGCCTTGCGCTGGAGGTTCTCGTTCTCCTCGCTCCAGCGGAAGGCCTCGTCGATCTCAGCGGTGGAGATGAGAGTGGAGAAGATCGAGGAGTAGGAGCGGGCGTGGACGGACTCCATGAAGGCGATGTTGGTCAGCACCGCCTCCTCGTGGGGGGTGCGCGCGTCAGGGATGAGGGAGACCGCCCCCACGGTGCCCTGGATGGTATCCAGCAGGGTGAGGCCGGTGAACACGCGGGTGGTCATGTTCTTCTCCGCCTCGGTGAGGGTGGCCCAGGACTGGACGTCGTTGGACAGCGGGACCTTCTCCGGCAGCCAGAAGTTGCCCGTCAGGCGGTCCCAGACCTCCAGGTCCTTGTCGTCGACAAGCCGGTTCCAGTTGATGGCCTGGACACGGTCGAGAAGCGTGATCGGCTCAGGCATGGGTCCTCCTGGTGGTGCGCGACGCTGGTCCTGTGGTGCCGCCATGCTACCGACGCCGCCGCGCGGAGACGACGGCGACCCGAACCGCACGCCTGCGGATCATCTCACGGCAGCACAGCCTCACAGCCGCTGACCCCGCCCCCGGCAACCGAGGGACAATCACACCATGGCCGACTCCTTTGCATCCTCCGCTGTACCACCCCTGACCCCTGACTCCGCCTCCGACCCCTCCGCCCCGTCTCCCCTTTTTCGCACCGGCTCCGCCGAGGCCCTGCTGCTCGGCCTGGTCGACCATCTGGCTACGGCTCTTGGCGAGGCTCCGTCCCGCCTCGTCGTCGGCCTGGCCGGGGCGCCGGGCTCGGGCAAGTCGACCCTGGCCACCCGGCTCCAGGACCTCCTGGCCCAGCGTGGTCTCCTGGCCGGCGCCGTCCCCATGGACGGGTTCCACCTCTCCAACGCCGTCCTGGACGCCCTGGGGCGCCACGACCGCAAGGGCGCGCCCGACACCTTCGACGTGGAGGGGCTCCTCGCCACCCTCGACCGGGTCCGCGCCCAGGACCTCCCGGAGGTCCTGGCCCCGGTCTACCGCCGGGACCTGCACGAGCCCGTGGCCGCAGGCACGCTGGTAAGCGGGCCGGGGGCCGTCGTCACCGAGGGGAACTACCTGGCGCTGGACTCCTACGGCTGGCAGGAGGTGAGGACCCGGATCGACCTGCTGGTCTTCCTGGAGGTGCCCGAGGAGGAGCTGGTGGCCCGTCTGGTCACCCGCCACCAGGACTTCGGCCGCAGCGCCGCCGACGCCGGGCACTGGGTGCGCACCGTGGACCTGCCCAACGCCCGGCTGGTCGCCTCCTCCGCCTCGCGCTGCCACGAGGTGTGGACACTGGCGACCACCTCTGAGACGATCCCAGATCAATGACGCACAACAAATAAAGCGCTCTTTGGGTAACAGACTGCCTCGGGAGGTCGCAAGCTGTTTGCTGCACACTAGGGTGAGCCAAGTCTGTCGTATCAAATGATCGTCACCCAGGAGGAGACCATGCCTCGCCACCGCCGTGCGGCACTGCTGGCCACGTCCACGATGGTGGCAGCCACCGCCGTCGCCGGGTCACTCGCCTCAGACCCCCGCAGCAGCTACTACGCCAGCCTGCGCAAGCCGTCATGGACCCCGCCCGGCTCAGCTTTCCCTCTTGTCTGGAGCGCGCTCTACACGACCATCGCCGCCACCACGGGTCCTACACTTGCCGAACTGCGGGAGGCCGACACGAAGACGCAGGACTGGGAGGCCGCAGGCTACCTGTGCGCCACCACGGTCAACCTGGCGCTCAACGCCGGGTGGACCTGGGTCTTCTTCCGGGCGAGGAACCCTGGCCTGTCTGCAGCGTGGGCCGCTACCCTCACGCTCAGCTCCGTAGGGCTGGTCCAGCGCACCTTCCAGGTCAAGATGGCACGCGGGGTGGCTCTGGCCCCCTACGCGGGCTGGACCGCCTTCGCCACGGCACTGTCCACCGCTATCTGGCGGATGAACCGCTAAGAGGACCGAGAGGACAGGCCTGAGGAGGCCAGCGCCCCCGAGGTCAGAGAACGAGGCTGAGCAGCATAACTGTTGCCAGGGCCACCACGGAGACCAGGCACTCCATCAGCGACCAGGTCCTCAGCGTCTGTCCCACGCTCATACCGAAGTACTCCTTGACCAGCCAGAACCCGGCGTCGTTGACGTGGGACAGGAAGACTGACCCCGCCCCCAGCGCCAGCACCAGCAGGGCCGTTGTCGACGCGTCCATCCCGGCGGCGACAGGTGCCATGATGCCGGAGGCCGTGACAGTGGCTACTGTCGCCGAGCCGGTAGCCAGGCGCACCGCCACCGCGACCAGCCAGCCTGCCAGCAGCGGGGACAGGCTCGCCCCCTGGATAGCCTGAGCCATGACGTCAGCCACGCCAGAGTCCACCAGGGTCTGCTTAAATCCTCCTCCGGCACCCACGATGAGCAGGATGCCCGCCACGGGACCGAGAGAGGCACCGACCCGGTCGCTGACCTCCTGGGCGGAGTCCCCCTGGAGTCTGCCCAGGAGCACCAGTCCCAGGACAGTGGTGACCAGGAGGGCCACCACGGGTGTGCCCAGGAAGGTAGCGGCCGTGTAGAGCGGTGAGTCCTGGGCGTCGGCCGCGGTCGTCTCCACCACTGTGCGCAGCAGCATGAGGACCACCGGCAGCAGCACGATCGACAGTGACACGGCAAAGGTGGGGCGCCTGAGCCGTTCCGTCTCCTCCTGCTGCCCGCCGGGAGGGCTGCCTGCCTGGA includes the following:
- a CDS encoding class I SAM-dependent methyltransferase is translated as MEHDFYTALRYARHTQHEVGLRYWKHSARVLDVGCQLGALGQVLADTPHDYTGLDMDSSVLASAQASLPAAHFLQGDVESPSVTRNGTYDVVVCSLVIGLLKNWRQAYLNMIRLTKQNGHLFLVDLLRNPWHRPPGDHSVLPYIQEQVARSLTWQEVEELAHAARSWAGNRNVRLRRLLDDGTRLAPDASHCAQPDRDGLSVFELWLHPGNQLPTERDGA
- a CDS encoding ABC transporter ATP-binding protein; translation: MNSVIKVRSLHKKFGKVHAVRGIDLAVERGSVYGLIGPNGAGKTTVLRMLVDIIRPTSGSVSVLGHAPRSSRPGLRRRIGYLPGELRLNERTSGASLLRHLADISGPVAPGVTDELAERLDLDLRRPVRTLSKGNRQKLGLIQAFMHRPELLILDEPTSGLDPLVQREFLALVREAREAGQTVLLSSHVLSEIQHSADLAAVLAQGRIVAEGGIASLRLTGTSRVRGLLSGTTVEEVREALAGPDRVDDLEDLDLHSIGEDQVGFSGVLRGQADPLVKSLSRFTVRDLTIEEPDLEETVLSLYEHTGDAS
- a CDS encoding ABC transporter permease, with protein sequence MVLIDTFREPTALIGNVLIPVVCFLFFVLPNRSVVQSADAATEATLQLTSMLGFSTCLFGYSVSVAQDRDTGFGLYLRTLPIGPVPRFLSVAAGALAVTVVGVVLLWLLSLATTAARPSPSLAAGLAALIVTMVTWGLFGATLGQVVNVKTVITVAQLVFLSLAFAGGMLVSPDYMPEALDSVSTYLPSRASRDLVCSLGSGQGASTTTVVMSIVWALVFGVSSVLATRFSQRR
- the nrdF gene encoding class 1b ribonucleoside-diphosphate reductase subunit beta, whose protein sequence is MPEPITLLDRVQAINWNRLVDDKDLEVWDRLTGNFWLPEKVPLSNDVQSWATLTEAEKNMTTRVFTGLTLLDTIQGTVGAVSLIPDARTPHEEAVLTNIAFMESVHARSYSSIFSTLISTAEIDEAFRWSEENENLQRKARIILDYYRGEDAEKRKVASTMLESFLFYSGFYAPMYWSSHAKLTNTADLIRLIIRDEAVHGYYIGYKYQLAVRESSPARQAELKDYTFDLVMELYDNEEQYTEDLYDELGLTEDVKKFLRYNANKALMNLGYEALFPAEATDVSPAILASLSPNADENHDFFSGSGSSYVMGTAEATQDEDWDF
- a CDS encoding AAA family ATPase, with product MADSFASSAVPPLTPDSASDPSAPSPLFRTGSAEALLLGLVDHLATALGEAPSRLVVGLAGAPGSGKSTLATRLQDLLAQRGLLAGAVPMDGFHLSNAVLDALGRHDRKGAPDTFDVEGLLATLDRVRAQDLPEVLAPVYRRDLHEPVAAGTLVSGPGAVVTEGNYLALDSYGWQEVRTRIDLLVFLEVPEEELVARLVTRHQDFGRSAADAGHWVRTVDLPNARLVASSASRCHEVWTLATTSETIPDQ
- a CDS encoding ABC transporter permease subunit; this translates as MTTSGSATTAFAGTTDSPARATTAVPVLRRQLGEGRRGLLGWSAGLAAIILLYLPVYPSLRTPELREMIDTMPAGVSDTLGFDQIATGAGYAQATYFGLIGFLLVVAAATTWGSYSIAGAEESGRLELTMAHAVGRVQYVAETVVALVVRIVLLAVVSVVLILALNSPAQLSLSAGHLVTVTVAWAGLGLLSGACALAVGALTGRRAWSVGAGVGIAVLGYGLNAVGESSSTLEWMLVASPYHWAFGESPLATGNGRGGIALVWALCAVLIALGCWAFSRRDLRG
- a CDS encoding TspO/MBR family protein, giving the protein MIVTQEETMPRHRRAALLATSTMVAATAVAGSLASDPRSSYYASLRKPSWTPPGSAFPLVWSALYTTIAATTGPTLAELREADTKTQDWEAAGYLCATTVNLALNAGWTWVFFRARNPGLSAAWAATLTLSSVGLVQRTFQVKMARGVALAPYAGWTAFATALSTAIWRMNR
- a CDS encoding type II CAAX prenyl endopeptidase Rce1 family protein; this translates as MRLGAQHQALYYDIPTVLLAAISTGTGCGRTPRLRECNAQLGHIPAGVALGVTFHAVSSTLITRRAPRYRKCVPDPWLVPTAVAEEVIWRASVKHTENAALSLTNSVLFGTTHLHLGGWKAAAHMALFGIAAELCARAAGLPTAMAFHVAYNISQLSAQHVASTQSRRGQPLLGTHAPARQGRG